In Rhizobium sp. ARZ01, a genomic segment contains:
- a CDS encoding ABC transporter substrate-binding protein: MLKSKFGWLSGIVLAGALMAAGSAAADPIRIGIANFGEHPQLNASIVGFKKALAENGFVEGTDVVYTESHTNFDASLVPQMIQKLQSEQPKMIYTVTTPVSQIAKKALAGSGIPVVFTAVTDPVAAKLVPSWEAGDEGMTGATDLQDVGAVMAFAKKLVPTAKRIGVPYNPGEANDVALLEKMKEAGPAAGLEVVEVGVDNVNDIQQRIASLAGKADVIYTPASNLLQPAIAAVAAAARQAGIPIVNSDDAAVRNGVVPASFAVNYDQVGIAAGKIAAEILKGKDPKEIPAWRPAYEDHAPLVNKDVLKEFGAELPASFDNCECFTN; this comes from the coding sequence ATGTTGAAGTCGAAATTTGGTTGGTTGTCAGGGATCGTTCTCGCCGGCGCCCTGATGGCGGCAGGCTCCGCCGCAGCTGATCCAATCCGCATCGGTATTGCCAATTTCGGCGAGCATCCGCAGCTGAACGCCTCGATTGTCGGCTTCAAGAAGGCACTGGCCGAAAACGGCTTCGTCGAGGGCACGGATGTCGTCTACACCGAGAGCCACACGAATTTCGATGCCTCTCTCGTGCCCCAGATGATCCAGAAGCTCCAGTCCGAGCAGCCGAAGATGATCTACACCGTCACGACGCCGGTCTCGCAGATCGCCAAGAAGGCGCTCGCCGGCTCGGGCATTCCGGTCGTATTCACCGCCGTGACCGACCCGGTCGCAGCCAAGCTCGTTCCGTCCTGGGAGGCCGGTGACGAAGGCATGACAGGCGCCACCGACCTTCAGGACGTCGGCGCGGTGATGGCGTTCGCCAAGAAGCTGGTTCCGACGGCAAAGCGCATCGGCGTTCCCTACAATCCGGGTGAAGCCAACGACGTGGCGCTGCTGGAGAAGATGAAGGAAGCCGGTCCGGCTGCGGGCCTCGAGGTCGTCGAAGTCGGCGTCGACAACGTCAACGACATTCAGCAGCGCATCGCCTCGCTCGCCGGCAAGGCCGACGTGATCTACACGCCGGCATCGAACCTGCTGCAGCCGGCGATCGCCGCCGTTGCCGCCGCCGCTCGCCAGGCCGGCATCCCGATCGTCAATTCCGACGACGCGGCCGTCCGCAACGGCGTGGTGCCGGCAAGCTTCGCCGTGAACTACGACCAGGTCGGTATTGCCGCCGGCAAGATCGCCGCCGAGATCCTGAAGGGCAAGGACCCGAAGGAAATCCCGGCCTGGCGCCCGGCCTATGAGGACCATGCGCCGCTGGTGAACAAGGACGTGTTGAAGGAGTTCGGCGCCGAGCTCCCGGCCTCGTTCGACAACTGCGAATGCTTCACCAACTAA
- a CDS encoding MgtC/SapB family protein has product MQQVVNDILQETELPFAVIAARLMGAIALGALIGLEREYRNHPAGLRTHILVSLAAAVFAIISIEMVHMRHFGDAQVRIDPLRVVEAVTSGVAFLAAGMIIFSRGKVRNLTTGAGMWLSGGVGLSVGLGYWAIAAFSAVACLIVLNLLGRLAAQTGEEVAPPNDAAAVVSKAEDKPA; this is encoded by the coding sequence ATGCAGCAGGTCGTCAATGATATCCTTCAGGAGACGGAGCTTCCGTTTGCAGTCATTGCGGCGCGGCTGATGGGAGCGATCGCCTTGGGCGCCCTGATCGGGCTCGAGCGCGAGTACCGCAATCACCCCGCCGGGCTTCGGACGCATATTCTTGTCAGTCTCGCCGCCGCGGTTTTTGCCATCATTTCCATCGAGATGGTACACATGCGCCACTTCGGCGACGCGCAGGTTCGCATCGACCCGCTGCGCGTCGTCGAGGCGGTGACATCAGGTGTTGCCTTTCTGGCTGCGGGCATGATCATCTTTTCGCGCGGTAAGGTGCGGAACCTGACGACGGGAGCTGGCATGTGGCTGTCGGGAGGAGTAGGCCTGTCGGTCGGGTTGGGCTACTGGGCGATCGCGGCCTTTTCTGCCGTTGCCTGCCTCATCGTTCTCAATCTGCTCGGTCGGCTCGCGGCCCAGACAGGCGAAGAGGTTGCTCCTCCAAACGACGCGGCCGCCGTCGTCAGCAAAGCAGAAGACAAACCGGCATGA
- the kynU gene encoding kynureninase, protein MTGTLDVAAVDAMDAADPLRAYRKNFALADGMIYLDGNSLGAASLAAFAELETAAKEEWGRDLIKSWNTAGWFQLPLELGDRVGRLIGAAAGQTVVCDTTSLNIYKALHAAMALRPDRKVIVAEAGSFPTDLYVAEGVASTLPGAKLRLEGIDAPDIEDLIDETVAVILVNHVNYKSGELRDMAALTKRAHEAGALVVWDLCHSAGALPVDLDGANVDFAVGCTYKYLNGGPGSPAFVYAARRHHENIVQPLSGWWGHARPFAFEHRYAAGAGMVRFLCGTQPILSLRALKGALDMWDTVDMAALREKSIALTNLFIRLVEEKCGQYGIVLETPREADKRGSQVSFSHPGAYEVMQALIERGVIGDFRAPSTMRFGFTPLYVGYRDVFEAVNVLEEILRTEVWRDVRYAVRGAVT, encoded by the coding sequence ATGACCGGAACCCTTGATGTCGCTGCCGTCGATGCCATGGACGCGGCAGACCCCCTGCGCGCCTATCGCAAAAACTTCGCCCTTGCGGACGGGATGATCTATCTCGACGGAAACTCCCTGGGGGCGGCTTCTCTTGCAGCCTTTGCCGAACTGGAAACGGCGGCGAAGGAGGAGTGGGGCCGGGACCTGATCAAGAGCTGGAACACGGCCGGCTGGTTCCAGCTGCCGCTCGAACTCGGCGACCGCGTCGGCCGCCTGATCGGTGCCGCAGCCGGTCAGACGGTCGTCTGCGATACAACGTCGCTCAACATCTACAAGGCGCTGCATGCCGCGATGGCGCTTCGCCCGGACCGCAAGGTGATCGTCGCCGAAGCCGGCAGTTTCCCGACCGACCTCTATGTCGCCGAGGGTGTCGCCTCGACGCTGCCGGGAGCGAAACTGCGCCTCGAAGGCATTGATGCGCCTGATATCGAGGACCTGATCGACGAAACGGTCGCCGTTATCCTCGTCAACCACGTCAACTACAAGAGCGGTGAGTTACGCGACATGGCCGCGCTGACGAAGCGGGCGCACGAGGCCGGCGCGCTGGTCGTCTGGGACTTGTGCCACTCGGCTGGCGCCCTGCCGGTTGATCTCGATGGTGCCAATGTCGACTTCGCGGTCGGCTGCACCTACAAATATCTGAACGGCGGCCCCGGCTCGCCAGCCTTCGTCTACGCTGCCCGCCGCCATCACGAAAACATTGTCCAGCCGCTCAGCGGCTGGTGGGGCCACGCCCGACCCTTTGCCTTCGAGCATCGCTATGCGGCCGGGGCCGGCATGGTGCGCTTCCTTTGCGGCACGCAACCGATCCTGTCGCTGCGCGCCCTGAAGGGAGCCCTCGACATGTGGGACACGGTCGACATGGCGGCACTGCGCGAAAAAAGCATCGCGCTGACGAACCTTTTCATCCGCCTTGTCGAGGAGAAGTGCGGCCAGTACGGCATCGTGCTGGAAACGCCGCGCGAGGCCGACAAACGCGGCAGCCAGGTATCGTTCAGCCATCCGGGCGCTTACGAGGTCATGCAGGCGCTGATCGAGCGCGGCGTGATCGGCGATTTTCGCGCGCCGTCCACCATGCGTTTCGGTTTCACGCCGCTCTATGTCGGCTATCGCGACGTGTTCGAGGCGGTCAATGTGCTGGAGGAAATCCTGCGCACCGAGGTCTGGCGCGATGTCCGCTATGCGGTTCGTGGCGCGGTGACCTAG
- a CDS encoding AraC family transcriptional regulator, giving the protein MAPVLQRLPHLTLSASGLSDPESFETYRQAVSAIFDATLDDWQQQPDFRVHVDCVQLGPMLLSQANMSNGAYRYERSMKKVAQVGADAVLVQIILAGSDVRIVKGDAVVSAPGDVFICDLTRTISTRAKDCCNFTFVFPRSLLGLPDLELDGLHDIYLPASSTQAKLLLAHVQMLWSERDRIALPDAAMFAQSTAGLIASLTVNSIDNDVRQAHASRAEIARVQHFVDSHLMDAELGPDMICSRLGFSRSSLYRLFEPLGGVASYIRDRRLRRVFRQLASRQTSHRKLAEIAFDTGFSNIPAFTRAFKAHYGVTPREVRMLAESGNGWPVHLDEPVDGGERLGHWLNRLGKA; this is encoded by the coding sequence ATGGCGCCTGTGCTGCAGAGACTCCCGCACCTGACCTTGAGCGCCAGCGGCCTTTCCGATCCCGAGAGTTTTGAGACATACAGGCAGGCGGTTTCTGCCATCTTCGATGCAACGCTCGACGACTGGCAGCAACAGCCGGATTTTCGGGTGCATGTCGATTGCGTCCAGCTCGGTCCCATGCTGCTGAGCCAGGCAAACATGTCTAATGGCGCCTATCGTTACGAGCGCAGCATGAAGAAGGTCGCGCAGGTCGGCGCAGACGCCGTGCTCGTGCAGATCATTCTCGCCGGCAGCGACGTGCGGATCGTCAAGGGTGATGCCGTCGTCTCGGCGCCGGGCGACGTGTTCATCTGCGATCTCACCCGGACGATCTCGACCAGAGCGAAGGACTGCTGCAACTTCACCTTCGTTTTTCCCCGTAGTCTGCTCGGTCTGCCCGACCTCGAACTGGACGGCCTGCACGACATCTATCTGCCGGCCAGCTCGACACAGGCAAAGCTGCTTCTGGCGCATGTCCAAATGCTCTGGTCGGAGCGGGACCGGATCGCGTTGCCGGACGCCGCGATGTTCGCCCAAAGCACCGCCGGGCTGATCGCAAGCCTTACAGTCAACAGCATCGACAACGATGTTCGGCAGGCCCATGCCTCACGCGCCGAAATTGCTCGCGTGCAGCACTTCGTCGACAGCCACCTGATGGATGCGGAACTCGGGCCGGACATGATCTGCAGCCGATTGGGCTTCTCGCGCTCCTCCCTCTATCGGCTGTTCGAGCCGCTGGGAGGTGTAGCAAGCTACATTCGCGATCGGCGCCTGCGCCGCGTCTTCCGGCAGCTCGCGAGCCGGCAGACCAGCCACCGAAAGCTGGCGGAAATTGCCTTCGACACCGGTTTTTCCAACATCCCGGCCTTCACCCGCGCCTTCAAGGCCCACTATGGCGTGACGCCGCGTGAAGTGCGGATGCTGGCCGAGTCCGGAAACGGCTGGCCTGTGCATTTGGACGAACCGGTCGACGGCGGCGAACGTCTCGGCCACTGGCTGAACAGGCTGGGCAAGGCATGA
- a CDS encoding type I secretion system permease/ATPase, which translates to MAFSAGKVGADELRAALKDSANAFLAMGLFSFFVNLLVLTGPLFMLQIYDRVLASRSEATLVALTGLIVGLFAIMGVLDHIRSRLAARVGARFQARFDKRVFNAVLDRTGLNARGISTLTGMRDLDAIQKALSSPALFTVFDIPWTPFFLFIIFMFHPAMGALGVAGGLILVTLTWLNQNGTKADQERAMVSGRMSDEMTQVLQRESDTVRALGMRRSVSARWQKLRDKALEANIRYSDSNGFYAISSKTFRVFLQSAILALGAWLVLQNSISAGAMIASSIIIGRALAPIEGAIGQWALVQRAIQGWWQLSELLGKVPEEEARTALPKPRAILEVNQVTAIPPGEKVATLRMLSFDLGPGQALGVIGQSASGKSTLARILTGIWPPAGGNARLDGASLEQYGFDGLAEHVGYLPQDVVLFEGTVAENIARMQINPDAEKVVAAAKKAGAHDMILRLPDGYDTHLPAIGAKLSGGQKQRIGLARALFGDPVLVVLDEPNSNLDAEGSMALNLAIRNLKAEGKSVVIMAHRPAAIEECDLILILENGQRLAFGPRDDVLRAHLRNHAQVVAGTGTGGSNK; encoded by the coding sequence GTGGCATTTTCTGCAGGTAAGGTCGGCGCGGACGAGTTGCGCGCCGCGCTGAAGGATAGCGCGAATGCGTTTCTGGCAATGGGGCTGTTCAGCTTCTTCGTCAATCTTCTGGTCCTGACAGGGCCGCTCTTCATGCTTCAGATCTACGATCGCGTGCTCGCGTCCCGTTCCGAGGCGACGCTGGTGGCGTTGACGGGCCTGATCGTCGGCCTGTTCGCGATCATGGGCGTGCTGGACCACATTCGCAGCCGGCTTGCAGCCCGGGTTGGTGCCCGCTTCCAGGCGCGCTTCGACAAGCGCGTGTTCAATGCGGTGCTCGACCGCACCGGCCTGAACGCCAGGGGCATCTCGACGCTGACCGGCATGCGCGACCTCGACGCCATCCAGAAGGCGCTGTCTTCTCCGGCTCTGTTCACCGTCTTCGACATTCCGTGGACACCGTTCTTCCTGTTCATCATCTTCATGTTCCATCCGGCGATGGGAGCACTCGGCGTCGCCGGTGGCCTAATCCTCGTCACGCTGACATGGTTGAACCAGAACGGTACCAAGGCGGATCAGGAGCGGGCGATGGTGTCTGGTCGCATGAGCGACGAGATGACCCAAGTCCTGCAGCGCGAAAGCGATACCGTGCGCGCGCTCGGAATGCGTCGCTCCGTATCCGCGCGCTGGCAGAAGCTGCGCGACAAGGCGCTCGAAGCCAACATCCGTTACAGCGACAGCAACGGCTTCTATGCCATCTCGTCCAAGACCTTCCGTGTCTTCCTGCAGTCGGCCATCCTGGCGCTTGGTGCCTGGCTCGTGTTGCAGAACTCGATTTCGGCCGGCGCGATGATCGCAAGCTCGATCATCATCGGCCGCGCGCTCGCTCCTATTGAAGGTGCGATCGGCCAATGGGCGCTGGTACAGCGTGCGATCCAGGGTTGGTGGCAGCTGTCCGAGCTGCTCGGCAAGGTCCCGGAGGAAGAGGCCCGTACCGCGCTGCCCAAGCCGCGTGCGATCCTCGAAGTCAACCAGGTCACGGCGATCCCGCCGGGCGAGAAGGTCGCGACGCTCCGCATGCTCTCCTTCGATCTCGGTCCGGGCCAGGCGCTCGGCGTCATCGGCCAGAGCGCGTCGGGCAAGTCGACGCTGGCACGCATCCTCACCGGCATCTGGCCGCCGGCCGGCGGCAACGCCCGCCTCGACGGGGCCTCGCTTGAACAGTACGGCTTCGACGGTCTAGCCGAGCATGTCGGCTACCTGCCGCAGGACGTTGTGCTGTTCGAGGGAACGGTCGCGGAAAACATCGCCCGCATGCAGATAAACCCGGATGCGGAAAAGGTCGTCGCGGCTGCGAAGAAGGCCGGCGCGCACGACATGATCCTGCGCCTGCCGGACGGTTACGACACGCACCTGCCAGCAATCGGTGCCAAACTGTCCGGCGGCCAGAAGCAGCGCATCGGGCTTGCCCGTGCCCTGTTCGGCGATCCCGTGCTGGTGGTTCTCGACGAACCGAACTCGAACCTCGATGCCGAGGGCTCGATGGCGCTCAACCTCGCCATCCGCAACCTCAAGGCCGAGGGCAAATCTGTCGTGATCATGGCGCACCGGCCGGCCGCGATCGAGGAATGCGATCTCATTCTCATTCTCGAAAACGGTCAGCGTCTCGCCTTTGGTCCGCGTGACGACGTGCTCCGCGCACACCTGCGCAATCACGCCCAGGTCGTCGCAGGCACCGGCACCGGCGGCAGCAACAAGTAA
- a CDS encoding GntR family transcriptional regulator yields MRNERGGTKTEEAYWLLRRDILSTRLPPGASLKLGSLRETYALGWTPLREALSRLEAERLVTAVSNRGFAVAPVSRHELEDLVRARMVVEVPLLLESIERGGNAWEEALVTAHYRLSRCKTAGDDPSETAVNDWDEKHEAFHSALIGAATSSWLLRFRNTISDQLRRHHRFLGLAPTLRAAAGRIDGHEAAMAALREAMGLAHHTALMEAALDRDAERAQKLMEEHIGYTMDVYAHSEDGAAVRAVELTA; encoded by the coding sequence ATGCGGAACGAGAGAGGCGGAACGAAGACCGAGGAGGCCTACTGGCTCCTGCGACGCGATATTCTCTCCACCCGACTGCCTCCCGGCGCGTCCCTCAAGCTCGGTTCATTGCGAGAGACCTACGCTCTCGGCTGGACACCGCTGCGCGAGGCGCTGTCTAGACTGGAAGCCGAACGGCTGGTGACGGCTGTCAGCAATCGCGGCTTCGCCGTGGCGCCTGTGTCGCGGCACGAGTTGGAAGATCTGGTACGCGCCCGCATGGTCGTCGAAGTTCCGCTCCTGCTCGAATCCATCGAACGTGGCGGCAATGCCTGGGAAGAGGCGCTTGTTACGGCGCACTACCGCCTTTCGCGGTGCAAGACGGCGGGCGATGATCCATCCGAAACTGCCGTCAACGACTGGGACGAGAAGCACGAGGCCTTTCATTCGGCGCTCATCGGAGCCGCGACCTCCAGCTGGCTGCTGCGCTTCCGAAACACGATCTCCGATCAGTTGCGCCGGCATCATCGCTTCCTTGGGTTGGCGCCGACGCTGCGCGCCGCGGCCGGCCGGATCGACGGACACGAGGCCGCGATGGCCGCCTTGCGCGAAGCGATGGGACTTGCCCATCACACCGCACTGATGGAGGCGGCGCTCGACCGGGACGCGGAACGCGCGCAAAAGCTGATGGAAGAACACATCGGCTACACGATGGACGTCTATGCCCATTCCGAGGACGGCGCGGCAGTTCGAGCCGTCGAACTCACGGCCTGA
- a CDS encoding bile acid:sodium symporter family protein, protein MKAIASLSAFVGKTFALWVILFAVLGFVLPDTFKQLTPYIVTLLGIIMFGMGLTLSLDDFREVARRPFDVGVGVASQFIIMPLIAVVLTKIIPMSPEVAAGVILVGCCPGGTSSNVMTYLSKGDVALSVACTSVTTLAAPLVTPFLVWFFASQYLPVDAMAMLVSILKVVLLPLALGFLLQKLLPRVVTAAVPALPLVSVAGIVLIVAAVVGASKAAIASTGLMIFAVVILHNGVGYLLGYFAARMTGLSVAKRKAIAIEVGMQNSGLGAALANAHFSPVAAVPSAIFSVWHNISGALIANYFSQVPNQETGKEAAATR, encoded by the coding sequence GTGAAAGCCATCGCATCCCTTTCCGCCTTCGTCGGAAAGACCTTCGCCCTTTGGGTCATCCTCTTCGCCGTCCTCGGTTTCGTCCTTCCCGATACGTTCAAGCAACTGACGCCCTATATCGTGACGCTGCTCGGCATCATCATGTTCGGCATGGGCCTGACACTGTCGCTCGACGATTTTCGTGAAGTCGCGCGCCGCCCGTTCGATGTCGGCGTCGGCGTTGCTTCCCAATTCATCATCATGCCGCTTATCGCTGTCGTGCTGACAAAGATCATCCCGATGTCACCCGAGGTTGCGGCTGGCGTGATCCTGGTCGGCTGCTGCCCCGGCGGCACGTCGAGCAACGTCATGACCTATCTGTCCAAGGGCGACGTCGCGCTCAGCGTGGCCTGCACCAGCGTCACGACGCTTGCTGCCCCGTTGGTCACGCCGTTCCTCGTCTGGTTCTTCGCCAGCCAGTACCTGCCGGTTGACGCGATGGCGATGCTCGTCAGCATCCTGAAGGTGGTCCTGCTGCCGTTGGCGCTTGGATTCCTGCTACAGAAGCTGTTGCCGCGTGTCGTCACGGCAGCAGTGCCGGCCCTTCCGCTCGTCAGCGTCGCCGGTATCGTTCTGATCGTCGCCGCAGTCGTGGGTGCCAGCAAGGCGGCGATCGCGAGCACCGGACTGATGATCTTCGCTGTCGTCATCCTGCACAATGGCGTCGGCTATCTGCTCGGCTATTTCGCCGCCAGGATGACCGGGCTCTCCGTCGCCAAGCGCAAGGCGATTGCGATCGAGGTGGGCATGCAGAACAGCGGCCTCGGTGCGGCGCTGGCCAATGCGCATTTTTCGCCGGTCGCCGCCGTTCCCAGCGCCATCTTCAGTGTCTGGCACAATATCTCGGGCGCGCTGATCGCGAACTATTTTTCTCAGGTTCCGAACCAGGAAACCGGCAAGGAAGCAGCGGCCACGCGTTGA
- a CDS encoding ABC transporter ATP-binding protein, whose protein sequence is MLEIRSARKTFYRGQPDEKVALDGLNLKLANGEFGVVIGSNGAGKSSMLNAISGALVLDAGKILINGDDVTDMPVHKRATRLARVFQDPMKGTAASMTIAENMLLAELRASRRTLRKGLNAARLADYKERLSVLGLGLENRLDTRVDLLSGGQRQSLSLIMAVGGKPDVLLLDEHTAALDPRTADIVMQATVRAVEALKLTTLMVTHNMQHAIDFGDSVVMLDAGKVRLEITGEEKKNATVADLVSHFAVKTDRMILAS, encoded by the coding sequence ATGCTCGAAATCCGATCGGCGCGAAAGACCTTCTACAGGGGGCAGCCGGACGAAAAGGTCGCACTCGACGGCCTGAACCTCAAGCTCGCCAATGGCGAGTTCGGAGTGGTCATTGGCTCGAACGGCGCAGGCAAGAGCAGCATGCTCAATGCCATTTCCGGGGCGCTGGTGCTCGATGCCGGCAAGATCCTTATCAATGGCGACGATGTGACCGACATGCCGGTCCATAAGCGGGCAACTCGCCTTGCACGGGTCTTCCAGGATCCGATGAAGGGTACCGCAGCCAGCATGACCATTGCCGAGAACATGCTGCTTGCCGAGTTGCGCGCGTCCAGGCGCACGCTCAGGAAGGGCCTCAACGCTGCACGCCTCGCAGACTACAAGGAACGGCTTTCCGTGCTCGGCCTCGGCCTGGAAAACCGCCTCGACACCCGCGTCGACTTGCTTTCGGGCGGCCAGCGGCAATCCCTGTCGCTGATCATGGCCGTTGGTGGCAAGCCCGATGTGCTGCTTCTCGACGAGCACACGGCGGCGCTGGATCCGCGCACGGCGGACATTGTCATGCAGGCGACGGTGCGCGCCGTCGAGGCGCTGAAGCTGACGACGCTGATGGTGACGCACAACATGCAGCACGCCATCGATTTCGGCGACAGCGTCGTGATGCTCGATGCCGGCAAGGTGCGCCTTGAGATCACCGGCGAAGAGAAGAAGAACGCCACGGTCGCTGACCTGGTGAGCCACTTCGCCGTGAAGACCGACCGCATGATTTTGGCGAGCTGA
- a CDS encoding ABC transporter permease — translation MDFFQTTLTSFLGLIPVTLAQSLILAFVVLGIMIPFRMLNFPDLTSEGAFPLGGCVCGVLLAAGVAPFPAVLVAMLVGFLAGCCTAFIHLRFRIHTLLAGILMMTMLYSINLRIMGKSNLSVFGSPTLFDNVPFTQAGFPVAKIVVAGLFGLVVFLLLDRFFKTEKGTAVRAVGANPDMAEAQGINVWAATIGGVGMASAFSATGGALMVQSQGFADVNMGIGILINGLAALMIGEAIVGKKTVLRQLLAPFVGAVVYYQLVSLCLAAGMPPPDLKLATGLFVLAMLALPSLKRSRGPAPAREHMRE, via the coding sequence ATGGATTTCTTTCAGACCACGCTCACGAGCTTCCTCGGGCTGATCCCGGTCACGCTGGCCCAGAGCCTCATCCTCGCCTTCGTGGTGCTCGGCATCATGATCCCGTTCCGCATGCTGAACTTCCCGGACCTGACGAGCGAGGGCGCATTCCCGCTCGGCGGTTGCGTCTGCGGCGTGCTGCTGGCAGCGGGCGTTGCACCGTTTCCGGCGGTGCTTGTGGCGATGCTGGTTGGCTTCCTCGCCGGCTGCTGCACGGCCTTCATCCACCTGCGCTTCCGCATCCACACGCTGCTCGCCGGTATTCTCATGATGACGATGCTCTACAGCATCAACCTCCGCATCATGGGTAAATCCAACCTTTCTGTGTTCGGCTCGCCGACGCTGTTTGACAACGTGCCGTTCACGCAGGCCGGCTTCCCTGTAGCCAAGATCGTCGTTGCAGGCCTCTTCGGCCTCGTCGTCTTCCTGCTGCTTGACCGCTTCTTCAAGACGGAGAAGGGGACGGCGGTCCGTGCCGTCGGCGCCAACCCCGACATGGCCGAGGCGCAGGGGATCAACGTCTGGGCAGCCACGATCGGCGGTGTCGGCATGGCAAGCGCGTTTTCCGCCACCGGCGGCGCGCTGATGGTGCAGTCGCAGGGCTTTGCCGACGTCAACATGGGCATCGGCATCCTGATCAACGGCCTTGCCGCGCTGATGATCGGCGAAGCGATCGTCGGCAAGAAGACGGTGCTGCGCCAGTTGCTGGCGCCGTTCGTCGGTGCGGTCGTCTACTATCAGCTCGTCTCGCTCTGCCTTGCCGCCGGCATGCCGCCGCCGGACCTGAAACTTGCGACCGGCCTATTCGTGCTCGCCATGCTGGCTCTGCCGAGCCTGAAGCGGAGTCGCGGCCCGGCACCTGCACGCGAGCACATGCGCGAATAG
- a CDS encoding HlyD family type I secretion periplasmic adaptor subunit, translating to MDKKWSGRSYALIGYCTVFVLLGGMASWAALTRINGAVVAAGIIEVASNRQVVQHPTGGVVGKIMVQDGDKVAAGDVLMRLDDTFDRSELAVIESQLFSLMGTAARLMAEQDEKPEIRFDPEMVERAKSDPEIQEIIDGQTRLMRARLETRDKQIGQLTEKKKQIAKQNEGLESRIGALDTQLKLISEELDAQNKLLKQSLTNASRVLQLQREEAEIIGTISQAKSNIAENAGKVAEIELAILNVDSNMREEATTSLREIEAKIAELKENRTAKLETLSRMDITAPVPGVILGLQVHALKSVIKPADPLLFIIPQENNLVIKTQISPTQIDQVHVGQVAHIRFGAFDHRTTPEIFGHVTKVAADVLQDQRTGATYYQAEIKPDAGEMKKLGDKQVIPGMPVETFIQTSERSPLEYLVKPLADYFNKAFRER from the coding sequence ATGGACAAGAAATGGAGCGGTCGGAGCTACGCGCTCATCGGGTACTGCACGGTCTTTGTGCTGCTTGGCGGCATGGCGTCCTGGGCAGCCCTGACCCGGATTAATGGCGCGGTCGTCGCAGCCGGTATCATCGAAGTCGCGAGCAACCGTCAGGTCGTTCAGCATCCCACCGGCGGCGTCGTTGGCAAGATCATGGTGCAGGACGGTGACAAGGTTGCCGCCGGAGACGTGTTGATGCGTCTTGACGACACGTTCGACCGGTCGGAGCTCGCGGTCATCGAGAGCCAGCTCTTCAGCCTGATGGGCACGGCCGCGCGCCTGATGGCCGAGCAGGACGAAAAGCCTGAAATTCGCTTCGATCCGGAGATGGTTGAGCGCGCAAAGTCCGATCCGGAGATCCAGGAGATCATCGACGGCCAGACGCGGCTGATGCGGGCGCGGCTGGAAACGCGCGACAAGCAGATCGGTCAGCTCACCGAGAAGAAGAAGCAGATTGCCAAGCAGAACGAAGGGCTCGAGAGCCGCATCGGGGCGCTGGACACCCAACTGAAGCTGATCAGCGAGGAACTGGATGCCCAGAACAAGCTGCTCAAGCAGTCGCTGACCAATGCCAGCCGTGTTCTGCAGCTTCAGCGCGAGGAGGCCGAGATTATCGGCACGATCAGCCAGGCCAAGTCGAACATCGCAGAAAATGCCGGCAAGGTGGCCGAGATCGAGCTTGCGATCCTCAACGTTGATTCCAACATGCGCGAAGAGGCGACGACGTCGCTGCGCGAGATCGAGGCGAAGATCGCCGAACTGAAGGAAAACCGCACCGCCAAGCTCGAAACCCTGAGCCGCATGGATATCACCGCTCCGGTTCCGGGCGTCATTCTCGGGCTGCAGGTGCACGCGCTGAAGTCGGTCATCAAGCCGGCCGACCCGCTGCTCTTCATCATCCCGCAGGAGAACAATCTCGTCATCAAGACGCAGATCTCGCCGACGCAGATCGATCAGGTCCATGTCGGCCAGGTCGCCCACATCCGCTTTGGCGCATTCGACCACCGCACGACACCGGAGATCTTCGGTCACGTGACGAAGGTTGCAGCCGACGTCCTTCAGGACCAGCGCACGGGTGCCACCTACTACCAGGCGGAAATCAAGCCGGACGCCGGCGAGATGAAGAAGCTCGGCGACAAGCAGGTCATCCCCGGCATGCCGGTCGAGACCTTCATCCAGACCTCCGAGCGCTCGCCGCTGGAGTACCTGGTCAAGCCGCTGGCCGATTATTTCAACAAGGCGTTCCGGGAGCGGTGA